In a single window of the Candidatus Hydrogenedentota bacterium genome:
- a CDS encoding acyl-CoA dehydrogenase family protein: protein MAAQHTSEKDKAMELAEDSREKEWKYPSFTAELFRGAFRWDLMHPYPMQDPEDKKIGDAYLEQMMRTLEENVDPIEIDANGEMPRRVLDKLAEIGAFGLKIPKEYGGMGLSQTNYSRVLHLIGSFCGNTGSWISAHQSIGVPQPLKTFGTEEQKKKYLPRLAKGEISAFALTEPGVGSDPARMETTATPSEDGSYYLLNGEKLWCTNGVLADILVVMAKTPPKIVKGKERQQVTAFIVEKDMPGFEVVHRCQFMGLRGLGNGKLRFTNVKVPAENIIGQPGEGLKIALTTLNAGRLGIPASCAGTGKAIMVMAEQWVNERVQWGAPIGKHQEIAKKVANIAADTFAMDSTVWYACALEDSRKADIRLEAAIAKYFCTETLWRMIDDWIQIRGGRGYENERSLYQRGEAPMAGERMQRDARVLRILEGSTEIMHLIMAREALDTHFRLIMPLAMPHLAGKNESKMSLLLKAAKFYLSWYPRMWLPGGGSLECKHLSAGNRAHLAFVRKTCKRLARTIFHTMLKYQKKLETEQLLLANMVDIGVDLFVMAVCLARAESLDANGGVPGQSPQKLADLFCRNARIRIAANFESLKKNHNKLYDSVTADFMAGKYRWMINDIFTDYPKNWRDWNKQAKDANVPDNEPVSVK, encoded by the coding sequence ATGGCTGCGCAGCACACTTCCGAAAAAGACAAGGCAATGGAGCTTGCCGAAGATTCTCGTGAAAAGGAATGGAAGTACCCGAGCTTTACAGCGGAGTTGTTCAGAGGCGCGTTCCGATGGGACCTCATGCACCCTTACCCCATGCAGGACCCCGAGGACAAGAAAATCGGCGATGCCTATCTTGAGCAGATGATGCGCACATTGGAGGAAAACGTCGATCCAATCGAGATTGACGCAAACGGCGAAATGCCGCGTCGCGTTCTCGACAAGCTTGCGGAGATCGGCGCGTTTGGGTTGAAGATTCCGAAGGAATACGGCGGGATGGGACTCTCGCAAACGAACTACTCCCGCGTACTTCATCTCATTGGCAGTTTCTGCGGCAACACCGGCTCGTGGATTTCTGCGCACCAGAGCATAGGCGTACCGCAGCCCCTGAAGACGTTCGGTACCGAAGAACAGAAGAAGAAGTATCTGCCGCGTTTGGCTAAAGGCGAAATCTCCGCGTTTGCCTTGACGGAGCCCGGCGTCGGTTCCGACCCCGCACGCATGGAAACGACCGCGACGCCCAGCGAAGACGGTAGCTATTACCTCCTAAACGGCGAAAAACTCTGGTGTACGAACGGAGTACTCGCGGACATTTTGGTCGTCATGGCAAAGACGCCTCCGAAGATCGTCAAGGGCAAAGAACGCCAGCAAGTCACAGCGTTCATCGTCGAAAAAGACATGCCGGGATTTGAAGTGGTGCACCGGTGCCAGTTCATGGGCCTGCGCGGCTTGGGCAACGGCAAACTCCGGTTCACTAACGTCAAGGTGCCTGCGGAGAACATCATCGGCCAACCAGGAGAAGGGTTGAAGATCGCCCTGACCACTCTGAACGCGGGCCGTCTCGGCATTCCCGCATCCTGCGCGGGTACCGGCAAAGCGATCATGGTGATGGCGGAGCAATGGGTCAACGAGCGCGTCCAATGGGGCGCACCAATCGGCAAGCATCAGGAAATCGCGAAGAAAGTCGCCAATATTGCCGCCGATACTTTTGCCATGGACAGCACCGTCTGGTACGCATGTGCATTGGAGGACAGCCGCAAAGCCGACATCCGACTTGAAGCAGCCATCGCGAAATACTTCTGCACCGAGACCCTATGGCGCATGATCGACGATTGGATTCAGATCCGCGGCGGACGCGGCTACGAGAACGAACGCTCGTTGTATCAGCGCGGCGAAGCGCCCATGGCGGGCGAGCGCATGCAACGGGACGCGCGTGTGTTGCGCATTCTCGAAGGCTCGACCGAAATCATGCATCTCATCATGGCGCGCGAAGCACTCGACACCCATTTCCGTTTGATCATGCCGTTGGCGATGCCGCACCTGGCCGGCAAGAACGAAAGCAAGATGAGCTTGCTTTTGAAAGCGGCCAAATTCTATCTGTCGTGGTATCCTCGGATGTGGTTGCCGGGCGGCGGTAGCCTTGAGTGCAAACACCTCTCTGCCGGGAATCGCGCACATCTGGCCTTCGTGAGAAAGACCTGCAAGCGGCTTGCACGTACAATCTTCCACACGATGCTCAAGTACCAGAAGAAGTTGGAGACCGAACAACTGCTGTTGGCCAACATGGTCGACATCGGCGTGGACCTCTTCGTCATGGCCGTTTGCCTGGCGCGCGCGGAAAGCCTCGATGCGAACGGCGGTGTACCCGGCCAGTCGCCGCAGAAACTGGCCGACCTATTCTGCCGCAATGCGCGCATTCGAATCGCGGCCAATTTCGAGTCGCTCAAGAAGAATCACAACAAGCTCTACGATTCTGTGACAGCGGATTTTATGGCGGGCAAGTATCGGTGGATGATCAACGATATCTTCACCGACTATCCGAAAAACTGGCGTGATTGGAACAAGCAGGCGAAGGACGCGAATGTGCCGGACAACGAACCGGTAAGCGTCAAGTAG
- the larA gene encoding nickel-dependent lactate racemase, giving the protein MSDQKSLVETTYLAYGKGRLPLRMDSNLAQWTVVSPRHEAALPDARTEFKRACASPILGKSIRNLIAPGERVCIVTSDGTRPVPNRLLIPWIIEELGVPDDSVTVLVGTGTHRANTPKELAEMFGEDILHRVRVVNHDAYDAERNECVGTTTNGIRVSLDREYVRADKRIAVGFIEPHFFAGFSGGPKAIAPGVASLETILQLHRYELIAHPQSTWGVLDGNPVHEAIRESVALCPPDALVNVTLNADKEITAFFIGDYVAAHRKGCEHVRKQAMVAVPHAFPVVVTSNSGYPLDQNVYQAVKGMSAAAQIIEPGGTIFVASGCCDGIPGHGNFGSMLREADSMAGLDARLKALDSPRLDQWQAQLFAKICLRAEVYLRSSLDEATVRACKLTPVEDLQAKLEAHLRALGKEARVAVLPEGPVTVAYVSDCT; this is encoded by the coding sequence GTGTCCGATCAGAAGTCTTTGGTAGAGACTACTTACTTGGCTTATGGCAAAGGCAGACTTCCGCTTAGGATGGATTCAAATCTGGCGCAGTGGACCGTTGTATCACCCCGCCATGAAGCCGCATTGCCGGACGCGCGCACGGAATTCAAACGCGCGTGTGCGAGCCCTATTCTAGGCAAGAGTATTCGTAATCTCATCGCCCCTGGAGAGCGGGTGTGCATCGTCACGTCAGACGGTACGCGGCCGGTGCCGAATCGGCTGCTGATACCTTGGATAATTGAAGAGTTGGGCGTCCCCGACGACAGCGTCACGGTACTGGTGGGCACGGGCACGCATCGCGCGAATACGCCAAAGGAATTGGCAGAGATGTTCGGGGAGGACATCCTCCATCGCGTTCGCGTCGTGAACCACGATGCCTACGACGCGGAGCGGAATGAATGCGTGGGAACGACTACGAACGGAATTCGCGTGTCGCTGGATCGAGAGTACGTGCGCGCGGACAAACGTATTGCGGTGGGATTCATCGAACCGCACTTCTTCGCTGGATTCTCGGGAGGGCCCAAGGCAATTGCGCCCGGCGTTGCATCCCTGGAGACTATCCTTCAACTACACCGCTACGAGCTGATTGCGCACCCGCAAAGTACGTGGGGCGTATTGGACGGTAATCCGGTGCACGAGGCCATTCGCGAATCGGTGGCGTTGTGTCCGCCCGATGCACTGGTGAACGTCACGTTGAATGCCGACAAGGAGATCACGGCGTTCTTTATCGGCGACTACGTCGCTGCGCATCGCAAAGGATGCGAACACGTGCGCAAGCAGGCGATGGTGGCGGTGCCGCACGCGTTTCCGGTCGTCGTGACTTCGAATAGCGGATACCCGCTCGATCAGAACGTGTATCAGGCCGTAAAAGGGATGTCTGCTGCGGCGCAAATCATTGAACCTGGTGGGACGATCTTTGTGGCATCGGGGTGCTGCGACGGAATCCCCGGTCACGGCAACTTCGGATCCATGCTGCGCGAAGCAGACTCCATGGCCGGCCTTGACGCCCGACTGAAGGCACTGGATTCACCGAGACTCGATCAGTGGCAGGCACAGCTCTTTGCCAAGATTTGCCTTAGAGCCGAAGTTTACCTACGGTCGTCGCTCGACGAGGCCACGGTGCGCGCGTGCAAACTGACCCCGGTAGAAGATCTGCAGGCGAAGCTTGAAGCACACCTTCGTGCTTTGGGAAAAGAGGCGAGAGTGGCCGTGCTTCCGGAAGGCCCCGTGACGGTGGCGTATGTAAGTGATTGTACGTGA
- a CDS encoding ATP-binding protein, giving the protein MTNYLPRELAPRLESALRQLPVVVLSGLRQSGKSTMLRNEPSLIRGRSYRTLDDFATLASAQAEPETLLSDAAILDEVQRCPDLLIAIKKSVDDQRHPGRFILTGSANLSLLGHVSETLAGRASYFTLHPMARREILRGTGHTPFLVNFIEKRRLPTTEAVPISESEVLAGGLPPACLTTPGGAVEWFRGYVQTYVERDVRQLSQITDLVSFRNLAQLAALRSGQLLVTSTLARDAKLSASTAKRYLDLLETSFVIRRLPPFLKNRSSRLVKSPKLYFADSGLAAYMAGITSLEPGRDDLLRGALYETYIAQNLSALCEAHLPDAQLTYWNEQGRYEVDFVLENHRDVFAFEVKTASRWNDRDLFGLKAFLERTPQCAAAALIYNGKTSVKLGERLWAIPMGHLLA; this is encoded by the coding sequence ATGACAAATTATCTGCCCAGAGAACTTGCTCCTCGTCTGGAATCTGCGCTTCGGCAGCTTCCAGTTGTCGTCCTTTCTGGGCTTAGGCAATCCGGGAAGAGCACGATGCTTCGCAATGAACCGAGCCTGATTCGGGGGCGCAGCTATCGGACTCTGGACGATTTTGCGACACTGGCATCGGCGCAGGCGGAGCCCGAAACGCTTCTGAGCGACGCCGCAATCTTGGACGAAGTTCAGCGTTGTCCCGATCTGTTAATCGCAATCAAAAAGAGCGTGGATGACCAACGGCATCCGGGGCGATTCATCCTCACTGGTTCCGCGAACCTGTCGCTTCTCGGCCACGTCTCCGAAACGTTGGCGGGACGCGCGAGCTATTTCACGTTGCACCCCATGGCTCGGAGAGAGATTCTGAGGGGGACAGGGCATACGCCTTTTCTTGTCAATTTCATCGAGAAGCGTAGACTGCCTACAACCGAGGCCGTGCCCATTTCGGAAAGCGAGGTGCTGGCGGGAGGACTTCCTCCGGCGTGCCTGACTACGCCCGGCGGTGCCGTGGAATGGTTTCGCGGCTATGTGCAGACGTATGTGGAACGAGATGTCCGGCAGCTTTCCCAAATCACTGATTTGGTATCGTTCAGAAATCTTGCTCAGTTGGCCGCGCTGCGCAGTGGTCAGCTTCTTGTGACCAGTACACTGGCGCGTGACGCGAAACTAAGCGCAAGCACCGCGAAGCGGTATCTCGATCTCCTGGAGACGTCGTTTGTTATTCGAAGACTGCCGCCATTTCTCAAGAACCGAAGCTCGCGTCTCGTCAAGTCTCCGAAACTCTACTTCGCGGACAGCGGGCTGGCCGCCTACATGGCTGGCATAACATCGTTGGAGCCAGGGAGAGACGATCTGCTTCGAGGCGCGTTGTACGAGACCTATATTGCGCAGAACCTCTCGGCACTATGCGAAGCACACCTGCCAGATGCGCAGTTGACGTATTGGAACGAGCAAGGCAGATACGAGGTGGATTTTGTCCTTGAGAATCACCGCGACGTGTTCGCATTTGAGGTGAAGACCGCATCGCGTTGGAACGATCGTGACCTCTTCGGTTTGAAGGCCTTCTTGGAGCGCACGCCGCAGTGCGCCGCGGCGGCTCTCATTTATAACGGCAAGACGAGCGTAAAACTTGGCGAACGGCTGTGGGCAATTCCCATGGGGCACTTGCTCGCTTAA